A genome region from Erigeron canadensis isolate Cc75 chromosome 3, C_canadensis_v1, whole genome shotgun sequence includes the following:
- the LOC122593373 gene encoding histone H2A.Z-specific chaperone CHZ1-like encodes MASAQVDATHVEEFTKPLEETTFESQGPEKAPTPPQNIKSPYDDDDDDDDDDENDITLPDQLGKEEDLDDDDKDEKAPEPHIIEDDDEDDDDDDYNDENNGAQVEAHISKSGSRATDFSEEDDD; translated from the exons ATGGCCTCAGCTCAG GTCGATGCGACACATGTGGAAGAGTTCACAAAACCTTTGGAAGAAACAACATTTGAATCTCAAGGACCAGAAAAGGCTCCAACGCCTCCTCAAAACATCAAATCCCCctacgatgatgatgatgatgatgatgatgatgatgaaaatgacaTCACCTTGCCCGATCAATTAGGAAAAGAAGAGGATTTAGATGACGACGACAAGGATGAAAAGGCCCCAGAACCTCACATAATCGAAGATGATGACgaagatgatgacgatgatgattatAATGATGAGAACAACGGAGCACAAGTTGAAGCACACATCTCGAAATCTGGTTCTAGAGCTACTGATTTTTCAGAGGAAGATGATGATTGA
- the LOC122592800 gene encoding uncharacterized protein At5g48480-like, with protein MATDGTNGAAVTTGDNNGAAEKTVTFTAVKPQVFVEASKANDAVSFYKAAFGAEEVNRVTNPKRKADQELPVLVSAEIKLAGSSFIVSDLSDDSSALVKTVSSGLVFCLETEDIEGAVEKAIKAGAVAEGEITEAEGDGAYCGGRVGKVKDPYGIVWAICTPTPTAKRSATNVEA; from the exons ATGGCGACTGATGGAACCAACGGCGCGGCAGTTACTACCGGTGACAACAACGGCGCTGCTGAGAAGACGGTGACGTTCACGGCCGTGAAGCCACAGGTGTTTGTTGAAGCGTCCAAGGCAAACGACGCCGTTTCGTTCTACAAAGCTGCGTTTGGTGCTGAGGAGGTGAATCGTGTTACTAATCCGAAACGAAAGGCTGACCAGGAGCTTCCGGTTCTCGTCTCTGCTGAAATCAAACTCGCTGGCTCTTCTTTCATCGTTTCTGatctctctgatgattcatcagCTCT TGTGAAAACGGTGAGCAGTGGGCTAGTGTTCTGTTTGGAAACTGAGGACATTGAAGGTGCTGTGGAGAAAGCAATTAAGGCTGGTGCGGTTGCTGAAGGTGAAATAACTGAGGCTGAAGGTGATGGCGCGTATTGTGGTGGGCGCGTGGGGAAGGTGAAGGACCCTTATGGCATTGTTTGGGCTATCTGCACCCCTACCCCTACTGCTAAGAGGTCTGCTACTAACGTGGAAGCTTAG